The proteins below come from a single Streptomyces tubercidicus genomic window:
- a CDS encoding metallophosphoesterase family protein — protein sequence MRVHVVSDVHGNSRDLAAAGAGADALLCLGDLVLFLDYADHSRGIFPDLFGVANADALVELRTARRFEEARALGRRLWGELDRTGVNRESVIEGAVRKQYAELFAAFPTPTYATYGNVDIPRLWPEYAAPGTTVLDGQRVELGGRVFGFVGGGLTSPMRTPYEISDEEYAAKIEAVGEVDVLCTHIPPDVPDLCYDTVARRFERGSAALLDAIRRTRPRYSLFGHVHQPLARRARIGGTECINVGHFNATGTPYVLEW from the coding sequence ATGCGTGTGCATGTGGTCAGTGACGTACACGGCAACAGCCGGGACCTCGCGGCGGCCGGAGCCGGCGCCGACGCCCTGCTCTGCCTCGGTGACCTGGTCCTCTTCCTTGACTATGCCGACCACTCGCGCGGCATCTTCCCCGACCTCTTCGGCGTCGCCAACGCGGACGCGCTGGTCGAACTCCGCACCGCCCGCCGCTTCGAGGAGGCCCGCGCCCTGGGCCGCCGGCTGTGGGGCGAACTGGACCGAACGGGCGTGAACCGGGAGTCCGTCATCGAGGGCGCGGTCCGCAAGCAGTACGCCGAACTCTTCGCCGCCTTCCCCACTCCCACGTACGCCACCTACGGCAACGTCGACATCCCGCGCCTGTGGCCCGAGTACGCCGCACCGGGCACCACCGTCCTGGACGGCCAGCGGGTGGAGCTCGGCGGCCGGGTCTTCGGGTTCGTCGGCGGCGGGCTGACCAGCCCCATGCGGACGCCGTACGAGATCAGCGACGAGGAGTACGCCGCCAAGATCGAGGCGGTCGGCGAGGTCGACGTGCTGTGCACCCATATCCCGCCCGACGTCCCCGACCTCTGCTACGACACCGTCGCCCGCCGTTTCGAGCGCGGCAGCGCGGCCCTGCTGGACGCCATCCGCCGCACCCGCCCGCGCTACTCCCTCTTCGGCCATGTGCACCAGCCGCTGGCCCGCCGGGCCAGGATCGGCGGCACGGAATGCATCAATGTCGGCCACTTCAACGCGACCGGGACGCCCTATGTCCTGGAGTGGTGA
- a CDS encoding SRPBCC family protein — translation MAEHTSSSITIEAAPAEVMGVIADFDRYPEWTGEVKEAEVLAKDDHGRAEQVRLLLDAGAIKDDHTLAYTWTGENEVSWSLVKSQMLRALDGSYRLAALGGGRTEVTYQLTVDVKIPMLGMIKRKAEKVIIDRALAGLKKRVESGHDGPETPADEAKKL, via the coding sequence ATGGCCGAACACACCAGCTCTAGCATCACGATCGAGGCGGCACCCGCCGAAGTGATGGGAGTGATCGCCGACTTTGACCGCTACCCGGAATGGACCGGAGAGGTCAAGGAAGCAGAGGTGCTCGCCAAGGACGACCACGGCCGCGCCGAGCAGGTGCGTCTGCTGCTGGACGCCGGAGCGATCAAGGACGACCACACCCTCGCCTACACCTGGACCGGCGAGAACGAGGTCAGCTGGTCCCTGGTCAAGTCCCAGATGCTGCGCGCCCTCGACGGCTCCTACCGCCTCGCCGCGCTCGGCGGCGGGCGCACCGAGGTGACCTATCAGCTCACCGTCGACGTCAAGATCCCGATGCTCGGGATGATCAAGCGCAAGGCCGAGAAGGTCATCATCGACCGCGCACTGGCCGGGCTGAAGAAGCGCGTCGAGAGCGGCCACGACGGCCCGGAGACGCCCGCCGACGAGGCCAAGAAGCTCTGA
- a CDS encoding DUF5304 domain-containing protein, with protein sequence MSDATERPADRGAEPDADAWATACGEDLAAEKARHRAAHGPQPGSAAEELRKLAEAVTDKLAGIQLPGALGGIAAQGAVNQLFKQAKAAVEPVIERNPDIFDHLAAAGSELLAAYRSAVEGSERRWTRDDLDDRPGARRESDPRDDDGPTGTERIDLD encoded by the coding sequence ATGAGTGATGCCACCGAGCGCCCCGCCGACCGCGGGGCCGAGCCCGATGCCGACGCCTGGGCGACCGCCTGCGGCGAGGACCTCGCGGCCGAGAAGGCCCGGCACCGCGCCGCCCACGGCCCGCAGCCGGGCAGCGCCGCCGAGGAGCTGCGCAAGCTCGCGGAGGCGGTGACCGACAAGCTCGCCGGTATCCAGCTGCCCGGCGCGCTCGGCGGGATCGCCGCACAGGGCGCCGTCAACCAGCTGTTCAAGCAGGCGAAGGCGGCCGTCGAGCCGGTCATCGAGCGCAACCCGGACATCTTCGACCACCTCGCCGCGGCCGGCTCCGAGCTGCTCGCCGCCTACCGCTCCGCCGTCGAGGGCAGCGAGCGCCGCTGGACCCGCGACGATCTCGACGACCGCCCCGGCGCCCGCCGCGAGTCCGATCCGCGCGACGACGACGGCCCCACCGGCACCGAACGGATCGACCTCGACTGA
- a CDS encoding ArsA family ATPase, whose translation MRIVLVTGAGGAGRTTLAAATALAGARRGERALLLTTGSSAPETVLGTPLGADAPTPIAPGLHARRIDSGDRFRQEFLAFQERAGAALDLLGAAPLDEDELTELPGSEDFALLHALRTAHASDDWDLVVVDMPPAAETVRLLALPAQVRRYLRRLLPPERQAARALRPVLAQLAGVPMPAQKLYDAAERWETELAAVQRTIDDPGTSVRLVTDAGPVAAATLRSVRAGLALHGRRTDGVVVNRLLPTGSADPFLAGLSGSQQTALKALREEFPDVPVHEVPHLGHDPQGVDELDELIGRAAGGIDPDRPADGPHTDPWTVEDRLATDGILVWRVPLPGAERRGLGLVRRGDEIVVSVGRFRRIRTLPSALRRCTVSGAGLRDGALEIRCTPDPDLWPKSD comes from the coding sequence GTGCGCATCGTCCTCGTCACGGGCGCCGGCGGCGCGGGCCGCACCACGCTCGCCGCCGCGACCGCCCTGGCCGGCGCCCGCAGGGGCGAGCGGGCCCTGCTGCTCACCACCGGGAGCAGCGCACCGGAAACGGTGCTGGGCACGCCCCTCGGCGCCGACGCCCCCACCCCGATAGCACCCGGGCTGCACGCCCGCCGTATCGACTCCGGCGACCGCTTCCGCCAGGAGTTCCTCGCCTTCCAGGAGCGCGCCGGCGCCGCCCTCGATCTGCTCGGCGCCGCCCCCCTCGACGAGGACGAACTCACCGAACTCCCCGGCTCCGAGGACTTCGCGCTGCTGCACGCCCTGCGTACCGCACACGCCTCGGACGACTGGGACCTGGTCGTCGTCGACATGCCCCCGGCCGCCGAGACCGTCCGGCTGCTCGCCCTGCCCGCCCAGGTGCGCCGCTATCTGCGCCGGCTGCTGCCGCCCGAGCGGCAGGCGGCCCGTGCGCTGCGGCCGGTGCTCGCCCAGCTGGCCGGTGTCCCGATGCCCGCCCAGAAGCTGTACGACGCCGCCGAGCGCTGGGAGACCGAACTCGCCGCCGTCCAGCGGACGATCGACGACCCCGGCACCTCCGTACGCCTGGTCACCGACGCCGGACCGGTCGCCGCCGCCACCCTGCGCAGCGTCCGCGCCGGGCTCGCGCTGCACGGCCGGCGCACCGACGGCGTGGTCGTCAACCGGCTGCTGCCCACCGGCTCCGCCGACCCGTTCCTCGCCGGGCTCTCCGGCAGCCAGCAGACCGCCCTCAAGGCGCTGCGCGAGGAATTCCCCGACGTCCCCGTCCACGAGGTGCCGCACCTGGGCCACGACCCCCAGGGCGTCGACGAACTCGACGAGTTGATCGGCCGGGCGGCCGGCGGAATCGACCCGGACCGGCCCGCCGACGGGCCGCACACCGACCCCTGGACCGTCGAGGACCGGCTGGCCACCGACGGCATCCTGGTCTGGCGGGTGCCGCTGCCCGGTGCCGAACGCCGGGGCCTCGGCCTGGTGCGCCGCGGCGACGAGATCGTGGTCAGCGTCGGCCGCTTCCGGCGGATCCGTACGCTCCCCTCCGCGCTGCGCCGCTGCACCGTCTCCGGCGCCGGACTGCGCGACGGCGCCCTGGAGATCCGCTGCACACCGGATCCGGACCTGTGGCCCAAGAGCGACTGA
- a CDS encoding endonuclease/exonuclease/phosphatase family protein: protein MISLPASATEPGPAPGETGHGGAAVIRVLSYNIRSLRDDRAALARVIRACAPDLVLIQEAPRFFRWRKAAEKLARSAGLVYVTGGGTTAGPMILSTLRAHVERTEEVLLPRTPGLHQRGLALAVVRIGGARLGVLSCHLSLADRERHQQAGLLLERLAALDVPYAVAGGDLNDRPDGRTFRRLAGALTDAWAAKPWGGEFTSTPHDPHQRIDAIFTTAGVEVLGCGVPHGLAGVREADLRAATDHLPVLAALRVPATS from the coding sequence GTGATCTCGCTCCCCGCCTCCGCCACCGAGCCCGGCCCCGCCCCCGGGGAAACAGGACACGGCGGTGCGGCCGTGATCCGGGTGCTCAGCTACAACATCCGCTCGCTGCGCGACGACCGGGCGGCGCTGGCCCGGGTGATCCGCGCCTGCGCGCCCGATCTCGTACTGATCCAGGAGGCGCCGCGGTTCTTCCGCTGGCGCAAGGCCGCCGAGAAGCTGGCCCGCTCGGCCGGGCTGGTGTACGTCACCGGCGGCGGGACGACCGCGGGCCCGATGATCCTGTCCACCCTGCGCGCCCATGTGGAGCGTACGGAGGAGGTGCTGCTGCCCCGCACCCCCGGACTGCACCAGCGCGGTCTCGCCCTCGCCGTGGTCCGGATCGGCGGGGCCCGGCTCGGGGTGCTCAGCTGCCATCTCAGCCTCGCCGACCGGGAGCGCCACCAGCAGGCCGGGCTGCTGCTGGAGCGGCTGGCCGCGCTGGACGTGCCGTACGCCGTCGCCGGGGGCGATCTCAACGACCGTCCGGACGGCCGCACCTTCCGGCGGCTGGCGGGCGCGCTCACGGATGCCTGGGCGGCCAAGCCGTGGGGCGGGGAGTTCACCTCCACCCCGCACGACCCGCATCAGCGGATCGACGCGATCTTCACCACGGCGGGGGTGGAGGTGCTGGGCTGCGGAGTGCCGCACGGGCTGGCGGGGGTGCGGGAGGCCGACCTCCGGGCCGCGACGGATCATCTGCCGGTGCTGGCCGCCCTGCGGGTGCCGGCCACGAGCTGA
- a CDS encoding lysophospholipid acyltransferase family protein, whose amino-acid sequence MKFSLGGSLKLAFRPWVEGIENIPAEGPAILASNHLSFSDSFFLPAVLDRKVTFIAKSEYFTSPGVKGKLTAAFFKGVGQLPVDRSGGRGAGEAAIKSGIEVLERGELFGIYPEGTRSPDGRLYRGKPGGLARVALATGAPVIPVAMIDTEKVQPPGKIVPKMIRPGIRIGKPLDFTRYQGMEGDRFILRSVTDEVMYEIMKLSGQEYVDIYATAAKRQIAEAAKAEAKQQAEAEQARKAAAE is encoded by the coding sequence ATGAAGTTTTCCCTCGGCGGGTCGCTGAAGCTTGCCTTCAGGCCCTGGGTGGAAGGCATCGAGAACATTCCCGCCGAGGGTCCGGCGATCCTCGCGAGCAACCATCTGTCCTTCTCGGACTCCTTCTTCCTGCCCGCGGTGCTCGACCGCAAGGTCACCTTCATCGCCAAGTCCGAGTACTTCACCTCGCCGGGCGTGAAGGGCAAGCTGACCGCCGCGTTCTTCAAGGGCGTGGGCCAGCTGCCGGTCGACCGCTCGGGCGGCCGGGGCGCGGGCGAGGCGGCCATCAAGAGCGGCATCGAGGTGCTGGAGCGCGGCGAGCTGTTCGGCATCTACCCGGAGGGCACCCGCTCCCCGGACGGCCGGCTCTACCGCGGCAAGCCGGGCGGACTGGCGCGGGTGGCGCTGGCCACCGGGGCGCCGGTCATCCCCGTGGCGATGATCGACACCGAGAAGGTGCAGCCGCCGGGCAAGATCGTGCCGAAGATGATCCGGCCGGGCATCCGTATCGGCAAGCCGCTGGACTTCACCCGCTATCAGGGCATGGAGGGCGACCGCTTCATCCTGCGGTCGGTCACCGACGAGGTCATGTACGAGATCATGAAGCTGTCCGGCCAGGAGTACGTCGACATCTACGCGACCGCGGCCAAGCGGCAGATCGCCGAGGCGGCGAAGGCCGAGGCGAAGCAGCAGGCCGAGGCGGAGCAGGCCAGGAAGGCAGCCGCCGAATAG
- a CDS encoding ROK family glucokinase, whose amino-acid sequence MGLTIGVDIGGTKIAAGVVDEEGSILETCKVPTPHATDALTEAIAEAVRTVGAGHQIEAVGIGAAGYVDEKRATVLFAPNIDWRHEPLKDKVEQRVGLPVVVENDANAAAWGEYKFGAGQGHSDVICITLGTGLGGGIIIGNKLRRGRFGVAAEFGHIRVVPDGLLCGCGNQGCWEQYASGRALLRYARQRAFATPENAQILLALGDGTSEGIQGRHVSEAARQGDPVAIDSFRELARWAGAGLADLASLFDPSAFIVGGGVSDEGELVLGPIRKSFRRWLVGNQWRPHAQVLAAQLGGKAGLVGAADLARQG is encoded by the coding sequence ATGGGACTCACCATCGGCGTCGACATCGGCGGCACGAAGATCGCGGCCGGCGTGGTCGACGAAGAGGGCTCGATCCTTGAGACATGCAAGGTGCCGACCCCGCATGCCACCGATGCGCTGACCGAGGCCATCGCGGAGGCGGTGCGCACCGTGGGGGCGGGCCATCAGATCGAGGCCGTCGGCATCGGCGCCGCCGGTTATGTCGACGAGAAGCGGGCCACGGTCCTGTTCGCCCCGAACATCGACTGGCGCCATGAGCCGCTCAAGGACAAGGTCGAACAGCGCGTCGGCCTCCCCGTGGTGGTCGAGAACGACGCCAACGCCGCGGCCTGGGGCGAGTACAAGTTCGGCGCCGGCCAGGGCCACAGCGACGTCATCTGCATCACCCTCGGCACCGGCCTCGGCGGCGGCATCATCATCGGCAACAAGCTCCGCCGCGGCCGCTTCGGCGTCGCCGCCGAATTCGGGCACATCCGGGTCGTCCCCGACGGTCTGCTGTGCGGCTGCGGCAACCAGGGCTGCTGGGAGCAGTACGCCTCCGGCCGCGCCCTGCTGCGCTACGCCCGCCAGCGCGCCTTCGCCACCCCCGAGAACGCCCAGATCCTGCTGGCGCTCGGCGACGGCACCTCCGAGGGCATCCAGGGCCGGCATGTGAGCGAGGCGGCCCGCCAGGGCGACCCGGTCGCCATCGACTCGTTCCGCGAGCTGGCCCGCTGGGCCGGTGCCGGGCTCGCCGACCTCGCCTCGCTCTTCGACCCGTCCGCCTTCATCGTCGGCGGCGGCGTCTCCGACGAGGGCGAACTGGTCCTGGGACCGATCCGCAAGTCCTTCCGCCGCTGGCTGGTCGGCAACCAGTGGCGGCCGCACGCCCAGGTGCTCGCCGCCCAGCTCGGCGGCAAGGCCGGTCTGGTCGGCGCGGCCGACCTGGCACGCCAGGGCTGA
- the macS gene encoding MacS family sensor histidine kinase, which produces MTEEEIPTVRGGQAAKGRSRPPKALRMSVELPLWRALTGYRILTLVYTLGLVALSYRKYEHPPAAAAYMGALTLWMALTWRRTTSAERCTRHFLLGDLGFAVGGILLTPLVDTHARIMDGAPTLPSIWTAGAVLGFAIKGGWRWAAVASSAVAVANLVERQELARDTVHNVVLVWVASVAIGYVVEVARASERTLARALQIEAATRERERLARDIHDSVLQVLAMVQRRGAAIGGEAGELGRMAGEQEVALRALVAGGLVSPPRGQRPDGAAAVVPHPAGEPEPDEVVASALSAPAPEPDGDGPCDVRALLAPFAGAGVTFSEPGAPVTLPAAAAAELAAAVSAALDNVRVHAGAAARAWILVEDEPQAVIVTVRDDGPGIPEGRLADAEREGRMGVALSIRGRLRDLGGTAEWVSVPGQGTEVELTVPKGTAPEGGRRGKARA; this is translated from the coding sequence ATGACGGAAGAGGAGATACCGACCGTGCGCGGCGGTCAGGCCGCCAAGGGCAGGAGCAGGCCGCCGAAGGCGCTGCGGATGTCCGTCGAGCTGCCGCTGTGGCGCGCGCTCACCGGCTACCGGATCCTGACCCTCGTCTACACCCTCGGCCTGGTCGCGCTCTCGTACCGCAAGTACGAGCATCCGCCGGCCGCCGCCGCCTACATGGGCGCGCTCACCCTCTGGATGGCGCTGACCTGGCGCCGGACGACCTCCGCCGAGCGCTGTACCCGGCACTTCCTGCTCGGCGACCTCGGCTTCGCGGTCGGCGGCATCCTGCTCACACCGCTGGTCGACACGCACGCCCGGATCATGGACGGTGCGCCGACGCTGCCCTCCATCTGGACGGCGGGCGCCGTGCTGGGCTTCGCGATCAAGGGCGGCTGGCGCTGGGCCGCGGTGGCCTCCAGCGCGGTGGCGGTGGCCAATCTCGTCGAGCGCCAGGAGCTGGCCCGCGACACCGTCCACAACGTGGTGCTGGTGTGGGTGGCCAGCGTGGCCATCGGCTATGTCGTCGAGGTGGCCCGCGCCAGTGAGCGCACCCTGGCCCGCGCGCTCCAGATAGAGGCCGCCACCCGGGAGCGGGAGCGGCTGGCCCGCGACATCCACGACAGTGTGCTCCAGGTGCTGGCGATGGTGCAGCGGCGCGGCGCCGCGATCGGCGGCGAGGCGGGCGAACTGGGCCGGATGGCCGGGGAGCAGGAGGTCGCGCTGCGGGCCCTGGTCGCCGGGGGGCTGGTGTCGCCGCCGCGCGGGCAGCGGCCGGACGGCGCGGCCGCCGTGGTGCCGCATCCGGCCGGCGAGCCCGAGCCGGACGAGGTGGTGGCCTCCGCCCTGTCCGCACCGGCACCGGAACCGGACGGCGACGGGCCGTGCGACGTACGGGCGTTGCTCGCGCCGTTCGCGGGCGCCGGGGTGACGTTCTCCGAGCCCGGTGCCCCGGTCACGCTGCCTGCTGCCGCGGCGGCCGAGCTCGCGGCCGCTGTCAGTGCCGCGTTGGACAATGTGCGGGTCCATGCGGGGGCGGCGGCCCGTGCGTGGATCCTGGTGGAGGACGAACCGCAGGCGGTGATCGTGACGGTCCGCGACGACGGCCCCGGCATTCCCGAGGGCCGGCTGGCGGACGCCGAGCGCGAGGGCCGGATGGGGGTGGCCCTGTCGATCCGCGGCCGGCTGCGGGATCTGGGCGGCACCGCGGAGTGGGTCTCGGTCCCCGGCCAGGGCACGGAAGTGGAGCTGACGGTCCCCAAGGGCACGGCGCCCGAGGGCGGAAGACGGGGGAAGGCGAGAGCGTGA
- a CDS encoding alpha/beta hydrolase, producing the protein MPLLPGAEPFRRDGGEVGVLVCHGFTGSPQSVRPWAEFLADQGLTVSLPLLPGHGTRWQDMQITAWQDWYAEVDRELRALTERCGKVFVCGLSMGGALALRLAAKHGDAISGVAVVNPGNKVHDAAAPLLPVLRYLVRTTKGVVSDIAKPGAEEVGYDRVPLHAAHSLRRFFQQVDSELPGVTQPLLVMTSPQDHVVPAADSERILARVSSTDLRQTLLENSYHVATLDHDAERIFRDTFAFISRLAPEAAADPAQEGTAARGGA; encoded by the coding sequence GTGCCGCTCCTTCCCGGAGCCGAGCCGTTCCGCCGTGACGGCGGAGAGGTCGGCGTCCTCGTGTGCCACGGCTTCACCGGCTCCCCCCAGTCGGTTCGCCCCTGGGCCGAATTCCTGGCCGACCAGGGGCTCACGGTCAGCCTGCCGCTGCTGCCCGGTCACGGCACCCGCTGGCAGGACATGCAGATCACCGCCTGGCAGGACTGGTACGCCGAGGTCGACCGCGAACTGCGCGCGCTGACCGAGCGCTGCGGCAAGGTCTTCGTCTGCGGACTGTCGATGGGCGGTGCGCTGGCGCTGCGGCTGGCCGCCAAGCACGGCGACGCGATCAGCGGGGTGGCGGTGGTCAACCCGGGCAACAAGGTCCATGACGCGGCGGCGCCGCTGCTTCCGGTGCTGCGGTATCTCGTCCGGACCACCAAGGGCGTGGTCAGCGATATCGCCAAGCCCGGTGCCGAGGAGGTCGGCTACGACCGGGTGCCGCTGCACGCCGCGCATTCGCTGCGCCGGTTCTTCCAGCAGGTGGACTCCGAACTCCCGGGCGTCACCCAGCCGTTGCTGGTGATGACCAGCCCGCAGGACCATGTCGTACCGGCGGCGGACTCCGAACGGATCCTGGCCCGGGTCTCCTCCACGGACCTGCGGCAGACGCTGCTGGAGAACAGCTACCACGTCGCGACGCTGGACCACGACGCGGAGCGGATCTTCCGGGACACCTTCGCCTTCATCTCCCGGCTCGCGCCGGAGGCGGCGGCGGACCCGGCGCAGGAGGGGACGGCGGCCCGTGGCGGAGCGTAG
- a CDS encoding AMP-dependent synthetase/ligase has product MREFSLPALYEVPADGNLTDLIRRNAAQHPDVAVMGRKVNGVWQDVTAATFLAEVRAAAKGLIASGVRPGDRIGLMSRTRYEWTLLDFAIWSAGAITVPVYETSSAEQIQWILGDSGAVACLVESPTHEATVESVRDRLPELANIWQIERDAIARLQAAGDGISDDEVEARSALADADSPATIVYTSGTTGRPKGCVLSHRSFFAECGNIVERLRPLFRTGESSVLLFLPIAHVFGRLVQVAAVMAPIKLGHAPDIKNLTDDLASFRPKLVLGVPRVFEKVYNSARAKAQADGKGSIFDKAAEVAIAYSRALDTPGGASFGLKLKYKVFDRLVYGKLRAVLGGRATHAISGGAPLGERLGHFYRGIGFTVLEGYGLTESCAATAFNPWDRQKIGSVGQPLPGSVVRIADDGEVLLHGEHLFTEYWNNPSATKEALSDGWFHTGDLGTLDEDGYLAITGRKKEILVTAGGKNVAPAVIEDRIRSHALIAECMVVGDGRPFIGALVTLDEEFLPRWAEEHGHPAGVTPAQLTEDPELLAAVQRAVDDGNAAVSKAESVRKFRILPTQFTEESGHVTPSLKLKRNVVAKDFAEDIEALYRA; this is encoded by the coding sequence TTGCGCGAGTTCAGCCTTCCGGCCCTGTACGAGGTCCCCGCGGACGGCAATCTGACGGATCTCATCCGCCGAAATGCCGCGCAGCACCCGGATGTTGCCGTCATGGGACGCAAGGTGAACGGAGTGTGGCAGGACGTCACCGCCGCCACCTTCCTCGCCGAGGTCCGCGCCGCCGCCAAAGGTCTGATCGCCTCCGGCGTCCGGCCCGGCGACCGGATCGGTCTGATGTCGCGCACGCGTTATGAGTGGACACTGCTGGACTTCGCCATCTGGAGCGCCGGGGCGATCACCGTCCCCGTGTACGAGACGAGTTCGGCCGAGCAGATCCAGTGGATCCTCGGTGACTCGGGCGCGGTGGCCTGCCTGGTGGAGTCCCCCACCCATGAGGCGACCGTCGAGTCGGTCCGCGACCGGCTGCCCGAGCTCGCGAACATCTGGCAGATCGAACGGGACGCCATCGCCCGGCTGCAGGCCGCGGGGGACGGGATCTCCGACGACGAGGTGGAGGCGCGCAGCGCGCTCGCCGACGCGGACTCGCCCGCCACCATCGTCTACACCTCCGGCACCACCGGCCGCCCCAAGGGCTGTGTGCTCAGCCACCGCAGCTTCTTCGCGGAGTGCGGCAATATCGTCGAGCGGCTGCGCCCGCTGTTCCGCACCGGCGAGTCCTCGGTGCTCCTCTTCCTCCCCATCGCGCATGTCTTCGGCCGGCTGGTGCAGGTCGCCGCGGTGATGGCGCCCATCAAGCTGGGCCACGCCCCCGACATCAAGAACCTCACCGACGACCTCGCCTCCTTCCGGCCGAAGCTGGTCCTGGGCGTACCGCGGGTCTTCGAGAAGGTCTACAACTCGGCGCGGGCCAAGGCGCAGGCCGACGGCAAGGGCAGCATCTTCGACAAGGCGGCGGAGGTCGCGATCGCCTACAGCCGCGCGCTGGACACCCCGGGCGGCGCGTCGTTCGGCCTGAAGCTGAAGTACAAGGTCTTCGACCGGCTCGTCTACGGCAAGCTGCGCGCCGTCCTCGGCGGCCGCGCCACGCACGCCATCTCCGGCGGCGCCCCGCTCGGTGAGCGCCTCGGCCACTTCTACCGCGGTATCGGCTTCACCGTCCTGGAGGGCTACGGCCTGACGGAGTCCTGTGCGGCGACCGCCTTCAACCCCTGGGACCGGCAGAAGATCGGCAGCGTGGGCCAGCCGCTGCCCGGCTCGGTGGTCCGGATCGCCGACGACGGCGAGGTGCTGCTGCACGGCGAGCATCTGTTCACCGAGTACTGGAACAACCCGTCGGCCACCAAGGAGGCGCTGTCCGACGGCTGGTTCCACACCGGTGACCTCGGCACCCTCGACGAGGACGGCTACCTCGCCATCACCGGCCGCAAGAAGGAAATCCTGGTCACCGCGGGCGGCAAGAACGTCGCCCCCGCCGTGATCGAGGACCGTATCCGGTCGCACGCGCTGATCGCCGAGTGCATGGTCGTCGGCGACGGCCGGCCGTTCATCGGCGCGCTGGTCACCCTCGATGAGGAGTTCCTGCCCCGCTGGGCCGAGGAGCACGGCCACCCGGCCGGGGTGACACCGGCTCAGCTCACCGAGGACCCGGAGCTGCTGGCCGCCGTGCAGCGCGCGGTCGACGACGGCAACGCGGCCGTCTCCAAGGCCGAGTCGGTGCGTAAGTTCCGTATCCTGCCGACCCAGTTCACCGAGGAGTCGGGCCATGTCACGCCGTCGCTGAAGCTCAAGCGGAACGTCGTGGCGAAGGACTTCGCGGAGGACATCGAGGCGCTCTACCGCGCATAG
- a CDS encoding response regulator, with protein MSEQTDLKVMVVDDHPMWRDAVARDLAEAGFDVVATAGDGLQAVRRAQAASPDVLVLDLNLPGLPGVQVCKELVGANPALRVLVLSASGEHADVLEAVKSGATGYLLKSASTAELLDAVRRTAAGDAVFTPGLAGLVLGEYRRLATEPAPAAPDEPGAPQLTDRETEVLRLVAKGLSYKQIAERLVISHRTVQNHVQNTLGKLQLHNRVELVRYAIERGLDEG; from the coding sequence ATGAGTGAGCAGACGGACCTGAAGGTCATGGTGGTCGACGACCACCCGATGTGGCGGGACGCGGTCGCGCGGGATCTGGCGGAGGCCGGGTTCGACGTGGTGGCGACGGCCGGTGACGGCCTCCAGGCGGTCCGCAGGGCGCAGGCCGCCTCGCCCGATGTGCTGGTCCTGGACCTCAATCTGCCGGGGCTGCCCGGCGTCCAGGTGTGCAAGGAACTGGTCGGCGCCAATCCGGCGCTGCGGGTGCTGGTGCTGTCCGCGAGCGGTGAGCACGCCGATGTCCTGGAAGCGGTCAAGTCCGGGGCGACCGGCTATCTGCTGAAGTCGGCCAGCACGGCGGAGCTGCTGGACGCGGTGCGGCGCACGGCCGCCGGAGACGCGGTCTTCACCCCGGGCCTGGCCGGTCTGGTGCTCGGCGAGTACCGCAGGCTGGCGACGGAACCGGCCCCGGCGGCGCCGGACGAGCCGGGCGCGCCGCAGCTGACGGACCGGGAGACCGAGGTGCTGCGGCTGGTCGCCAAGGGACTCTCGTACAAGCAGATCGCCGAACGGCTGGTCATCTCGCACCGCACGGTCCAGAACCACGTCCAGAACACTCTCGGCAAGCTCCAGTTGCACAACCGTGTGGAGCTGGTGCGGTACGCCATCGAGCGCGGTCTCGACGAGGGCTGA